In the genome of Pirellulales bacterium, one region contains:
- a CDS encoding glycoside hydrolase family 32 protein: MKRTLGFRTALSAIAGFVLVLAALESTMISAAEPDGATRELTIEKRYLLLPVKRGAPRRRMTVLLEGKVYREFEIELSAANPDFWAFLDLADIRGKKATLQLQPAADSELNAVRQDDQPADPATAYNEKLRPQFHFSPLRGWNNDPIGLVYYRGEYHLFFQHNPYGWDWGNIHWGHAVSSDLVHWKQLPIALYPHAFGDWCFSGSAVVDKENTAGFKSGADDVIVAAYTSTGRGECIAFSNDRGRTFTDYAENPVVRHNGRDPKLIWYAPGQTWVMAVYDESDGKRFIAFHTSVDLKHWTYQSRIEGFFECPELFELPVTGKPNQLKWVIYAGDGDYSIGRFDGKRFEVESGKHRFNRGNSFYASQTFNDIPTNDGRRIQIAWGRVAMPGMPFNQMMLFPNELKLRDTDEGVRMFAEPVKEIERLYTSSLTRRDEPLAPAQPTIVDIRGELLDIRADLEIGSAQELGLVVRGIAVRYDVGKKELTAVKSAAALSPQEGRIRLRILVDHSSLEVYANDGLVYMPIGVVPAADSKSVEVYARGGAARIKLLQVHELNSAWN, from the coding sequence AAGCGCGGCGCGCCGCGGCGACGGATGACCGTTCTGCTGGAGGGTAAGGTCTATCGCGAGTTCGAGATTGAATTGTCCGCGGCGAATCCGGATTTCTGGGCGTTTCTCGATCTGGCCGATATTCGCGGAAAGAAAGCGACGCTCCAACTCCAACCCGCCGCCGATTCAGAGCTAAACGCCGTCCGCCAGGACGATCAACCGGCTGATCCCGCCACGGCCTACAACGAAAAACTCCGCCCGCAGTTCCATTTTTCCCCGCTCCGTGGCTGGAACAACGATCCGATCGGCCTGGTGTATTATCGCGGCGAGTATCATCTCTTCTTTCAGCACAATCCCTATGGCTGGGATTGGGGCAACATACACTGGGGCCACGCGGTCAGCTCCGATCTCGTCCATTGGAAGCAACTCCCGATCGCGCTCTATCCCCATGCATTCGGCGATTGGTGCTTCTCGGGGAGCGCGGTGGTGGACAAGGAGAACACCGCCGGCTTCAAATCGGGTGCCGACGACGTGATCGTTGCCGCTTATACCAGCACCGGCCGCGGCGAGTGCATCGCCTTCAGCAACGATCGCGGGAGGACGTTTACCGACTACGCCGAGAACCCGGTCGTGCGCCATAACGGCCGGGACCCGAAGTTGATCTGGTACGCGCCAGGACAGACCTGGGTGATGGCGGTTTACGACGAGTCGGACGGCAAGCGTTTCATTGCCTTCCACACCTCGGTGGATCTGAAGCACTGGACCTACCAGAGCCGGATTGAGGGCTTCTTCGAGTGCCCCGAGCTGTTCGAACTTCCGGTGACCGGTAAGCCGAATCAACTGAAATGGGTCATTTATGCTGGAGACGGCGATTATTCAATCGGCCGGTTCGACGGGAAGCGGTTTGAAGTCGAATCGGGCAAACACCGTTTCAACCGTGGCAACAGCTTCTATGCTTCGCAGACATTCAACGACATTCCCACCAACGATGGCCGTAGGATCCAAATTGCTTGGGGTCGAGTCGCGATGCCCGGCATGCCCTTCAACCAGATGATGCTCTTTCCGAACGAATTGAAGCTCCGCGACACGGACGAGGGTGTTCGCATGTTCGCCGAGCCGGTCAAGGAGATCGAACGCCTCTATACAAGCAGCTTGACTCGCCGCGACGAGCCGTTGGCCCCCGCCCAACCAACAATCGTGGATATTCGCGGGGAGTTGCTCGACATCCGCGCCGACTTGGAGATCGGCAGCGCCCAGGAACTGGGACTCGTGGTCCGCGGCATCGCAGTGCGTTACGACGTTGGAAAGAAAGAGCTGACGGCAGTCAAAAGCGCCGCCGCGCTTTCGCCGCAGGAGGGCCGCATCCGGCTGCGGATTCTCGTCGATCACTCGTCGCTCGAGGTTTATGCGAATGACGGACTGGTTTACATGCCGATTGGCGTAGTACCCGCCGCGGATTCCAAGTCGGTCGAGGTCTATGCGCGGGGAGGCGCGGCGCGGATCAAGTTGCTTCAGGTCCATGAATTGAATTCAGCTTGGAACTAA
- a CDS encoding Flp family type IVb pilin: MRCGWQFIRDLLRREDGPTAVEYAILLTMIVMVCLVAIKRVGSNASTTFSNAANSLSGS; encoded by the coding sequence ATGCGGTGCGGATGGCAATTCATTCGAGACTTGCTTCGCAGGGAGGATGGCCCGACCGCCGTCGAATACGCCATTCTGCTCACGATGATCGTGATGGTCTGCCTTGTCGCCATCAAGCGCGTCGGCTCGAACGCGAGCACGACGTTTAGCAATGCGGCAAATTCCCTTTCGGGAAGCTAG
- a CDS encoding diphosphate--fructose-6-phosphate 1-phosphotransferase, with product MPRPRNMVVAQSGGPSPVINNSLRGIVETARELSEIGTVYGARHGIEGVLKEELLDLTAQPAEEIALLRFTPAAGSIGTCRYKLKPSQAKDFERVIEVFKTHDVGYFLYIGGNDSMDTANKVVALAHDRGLDLVGIGVPKTIDNDVGDSEFKLIDHTPGYGSVAKYWMHMVQNANEENAGSSPADPVLVMQAMGRRIGFIPAAARLADPDREMPLQIYLAESPCSLEQFADRVNDELRRSGRCLVVVSEGFDVGSLGEARDSFGHVAFSSSQTTVCQIVVNYLNHVGLACKGAARGNVSGTDQRHAMALASTVDLEEAYRSGQMAALLAARGKSGFMATILRDPGPIYRARYDKVPLAQVAASERSFPAAWIAANGYDVTDEFVHYAQPLVGEDMVSLPLVGGRQRLARLSPIYADQKLQKYIPQADRERNV from the coding sequence ATGCCTCGCCCTCGCAACATGGTCGTCGCGCAGAGCGGCGGGCCGAGCCCGGTGATCAACAATAGTCTTCGCGGCATCGTCGAAACGGCGCGCGAGCTGAGCGAGATCGGCACGGTTTACGGCGCGCGGCACGGGATCGAAGGGGTGCTGAAAGAAGAGTTGCTCGATCTCACCGCTCAACCGGCCGAGGAAATCGCGCTCTTGCGATTCACGCCAGCGGCCGGATCGATCGGCACTTGCCGCTACAAGCTCAAGCCATCGCAGGCAAAGGATTTCGAGCGGGTCATCGAGGTCTTCAAGACCCACGACGTCGGCTATTTTCTCTATATCGGCGGCAACGATTCGATGGACACGGCCAACAAAGTGGTCGCGCTGGCCCACGATCGAGGACTGGATCTGGTCGGCATCGGCGTACCGAAGACGATCGACAACGACGTGGGAGACAGCGAATTCAAGCTGATCGATCACACGCCCGGCTACGGTTCGGTCGCCAAATACTGGATGCACATGGTCCAGAACGCCAACGAGGAGAACGCCGGCTCCTCGCCCGCCGATCCGGTGCTCGTGATGCAAGCGATGGGGCGGCGGATCGGCTTCATCCCCGCCGCGGCGCGGCTAGCCGATCCTGACCGCGAGATGCCGCTGCAGATTTACCTGGCCGAAAGTCCCTGTTCGCTCGAGCAGTTCGCCGATCGAGTGAACGACGAGCTGCGCCGCTCCGGCCGCTGCCTGGTCGTAGTAAGCGAAGGGTTCGATGTTGGCAGTCTCGGGGAGGCCCGCGATTCTTTCGGGCACGTGGCGTTCAGCTCCAGCCAGACGACCGTCTGCCAGATCGTCGTAAACTATCTGAATCACGTCGGCCTGGCCTGCAAAGGGGCCGCTCGGGGTAATGTGTCCGGCACCGATCAGCGCCACGCGATGGCGCTGGCTTCGACCGTCGATCTGGAGGAGGCCTACCGGAGCGGCCAGATGGCGGCGCTCTTAGCGGCCCGTGGCAAAAGCGGGTTCATGGCGACGATCCTCCGCGATCCGGGACCGATCTATCGCGCGCGGTACGACAAAGTGCCGCTCGCGCAAGTTGCGGCAAGCGAGCGGAGTTTTCCGGCGGCCTGGATTGCAGCAAACGGTTACGATGTGACGGACGAATTCGTGCACTATGCCCAACCGCTCGTGGGTGAAGACATGGTCAGCCTGCCCCTGGTCGGCGGCCGTCAACGTCTTGCTCGTCTGTCACCTATCTACGCGGACCAAAAACTGCAAAAATATATTCCGCAAGCCGACCGCGAGCGGAACGTGTGA
- a CDS encoding HAD family hydrolase: MFDLDPQHDFLVGIDSDGCAFDTMEVKHKECFIPNIINSYELQGISKYAREAAEFVNLYSKSRGINRFPALIETLEWLRKRPEVRGRGVEITVPAGLVRWIETETKLANPALKAAVAATGDPHLKQALEWSVAVNEAVARIVRGVPPFPFLRESLEKLAPRADLIVISATPNEALTREWEEHDLLRYVRAICGQEIGAKKESLAVARKYPANHALMVGDAPGDYSAAVANSALFFPINPGAEEASWRRFRDEGIDRFLSRSFAGDYQRQLLDEFDRCLPERPPWPVVED; the protein is encoded by the coding sequence ATGTTCGACCTCGATCCGCAACACGATTTTCTTGTCGGCATCGATTCCGATGGCTGCGCGTTCGACACGATGGAGGTGAAGCACAAGGAGTGCTTCATCCCGAACATCATCAATAGCTACGAGTTGCAGGGGATCAGCAAATATGCCCGCGAGGCGGCGGAATTCGTCAATCTGTATTCGAAGAGCCGAGGGATCAATCGCTTTCCGGCCCTGATCGAAACGCTTGAGTGGCTCCGCAAACGCCCGGAGGTTCGCGGTCGCGGCGTCGAGATTACGGTCCCCGCTGGTCTGGTGCGCTGGATCGAGACGGAGACGAAACTGGCGAATCCGGCGCTCAAGGCGGCCGTGGCGGCGACGGGCGATCCGCATCTAAAGCAGGCGCTCGAATGGTCGGTCGCGGTCAACGAGGCGGTCGCCCGGATCGTCCGCGGCGTGCCGCCATTTCCGTTCCTTCGCGAGAGCCTGGAAAAGCTCGCGCCGCGCGCCGATCTGATCGTGATCTCGGCCACGCCGAATGAAGCGTTGACCCGCGAATGGGAGGAGCATGACTTGCTGCGCTACGTTCGCGCGATCTGCGGCCAGGAAATCGGCGCCAAGAAGGAATCGCTCGCGGTCGCCCGCAAGTATCCGGCAAATCATGCACTCATGGTGGGTGATGCCCCGGGCGATTATAGCGCTGCGGTGGCGAACAGCGCGCTGTTCTTTCCGATCAATCCGGGTGCGGAAGAAGCAAGCTGGCGACGATTCCGCGACGAAGGGATCGATCGATTCCTGTCGCGGAGTTTCGCCGGCGACTACCAACGACAATTGCTCGACGAATTCGACCGTTGCCTCCCCGAGCGGCCACCCTGGCCGGTCGTGGAAGACTGA
- a CDS encoding SDR family oxidoreductase — MAGGYVEKLFGLKGQVAVVIGGTGVLGGALCDGLAQAGAFVVVAGRGAERGEARVRAIEELGSEARFVACDVTSRQSIEALLAATLALRGRVDILVNCAGVNSASVYLEVSDDDWNRVLQTNLTSTHLACQIFARQMIAAGNGGAILNIGSVTAHLPLSRVFAYSASKAAVVNLTENIARELAPHNIRVNALCPGFFPAEQNRKILDVERTAKIIAQTPLARFGAPEELIGAALLLVSRAAGSFITGAAYYVDGGFTAMRL, encoded by the coding sequence ATGGCGGGAGGCTACGTCGAAAAACTGTTCGGTCTTAAGGGCCAGGTCGCCGTGGTGATCGGCGGCACCGGGGTGCTTGGTGGTGCGCTTTGCGATGGGCTGGCGCAGGCTGGGGCGTTTGTCGTTGTCGCGGGGCGCGGAGCGGAGCGGGGTGAGGCGCGGGTTCGGGCGATTGAAGAACTCGGCAGCGAGGCCAGGTTTGTCGCCTGCGATGTCACCAGCCGCCAGTCGATCGAGGCTTTGCTCGCAGCGACCCTCGCCCTACGCGGGCGCGTTGATATCCTGGTCAATTGCGCCGGCGTCAATTCGGCTTCGGTCTATCTTGAGGTTAGCGACGACGACTGGAACCGGGTCCTCCAGACGAACCTCACGAGCACGCATCTGGCCTGCCAGATCTTCGCTCGCCAGATGATCGCGGCCGGCAACGGCGGGGCGATTTTGAATATCGGCAGCGTCACGGCCCATCTGCCGCTGTCGCGGGTGTTCGCCTATTCGGCGTCAAAAGCGGCAGTGGTCAATCTGACGGAGAATATTGCCCGGGAGCTGGCGCCGCACAATATCCGCGTAAACGCGCTGTGCCCCGGTTTTTTTCCGGCCGAACAGAATCGCAAGATTCTTGACGTCGAGCGAACGGCAAAGATCATCGCCCAAACTCCGCTGGCCCGATTCGGGGCGCCGGAAGAGCTGATCGGCGCGGCTTTGTTGCTCGTGTCCCGCGCGGCGGGGAGCTTCATCACCGGCGCGGCATATTATGTTGACGGCGGTTTCACCGCGATGAGGCTATGA
- a CDS encoding glucose-6-phosphate dehydrogenase, producing MSHTLVIFGASGDLTSRKLIPALYGLFRKKRLPEGTRIVGFARSSFSHDQWRAKLTDSTKEFAGSEFDAGSWQQFAQSIFYHAGDIGHRDDFVGLKKLLDELEQGAESTRVYYLATAPQFYEPAAEQLGATGLADESRGTRRIVIEKPFGTDLATAQRLNAAVHKVFSERQVYRIDHYLGKGTVQNVLVLRFANTIFEPIWNRNYIDHVQITVAEEEGVGSRVGYYEGVGALRDMVQNHLLQV from the coding sequence ATGTCGCACACGCTCGTTATCTTCGGCGCCTCCGGCGACTTGACCAGCCGCAAGCTGATCCCCGCCCTGTACGGCTTGTTCCGCAAGAAGCGGCTGCCGGAGGGGACGCGAATCGTCGGCTTTGCCCGCTCGTCATTTTCGCACGACCAGTGGCGGGCAAAGCTCACCGATTCAACTAAGGAATTCGCCGGCTCGGAATTCGACGCGGGAAGTTGGCAGCAGTTCGCCCAGTCGATCTTCTATCACGCGGGCGACATTGGCCATCGCGATGACTTCGTCGGACTGAAGAAGCTGCTCGACGAATTGGAACAAGGGGCCGAGAGCACGCGAGTCTACTATCTGGCCACGGCGCCGCAATTCTACGAACCGGCCGCCGAGCAGCTCGGCGCGACCGGGCTGGCCGACGAATCGCGCGGCACGCGGCGAATCGTCATCGAAAAGCCGTTCGGCACCGACCTGGCCACCGCCCAACGTCTCAACGCGGCCGTGCACAAGGTCTTCTCCGAGCGGCAGGTCTATCGCATCGACCACTATCTCGGCAAGGGAACCGTGCAGAACGTGCTTGTGCTTCGGTTTGCCAATACGATCTTCGAGCCGATTTGGAACCGCAACTACATCGACCACGTGCAGATCACCGTGGCCGAGGAGGAGGGCGTCGGCTCGCGCGTCGGTTATTACGAGGGCGTCGGCGCGCTCCGCGACATGGTGCAGAATCACCTGCTACAGGTC
- the gndA gene encoding NADP-dependent phosphogluconate dehydrogenase produces MAQLCDIGLIGLAVMGENLALNIESRGFRIAVFNRTTSVVDQLIAGRAQGKNFVGCHSLEGLIAGVAKPRKLMMMVKAGPAVDSLIEQMLPLLAQGDVIIDGGNTLYSDTERRTKYVESKALLYVGCGVSGGEEGALLGPSLMPGGSPAAWPLIKPIFQAIAAKVGPGQDIPCCEWVGPRGAGHYVKMVHNGIEYGDMQLICEAYFLLKTVLGLSNDELYDVFATWNRGELDSYLIEITRDIFSVKDEETKNYLVDMVLDAAGAKGTGKWMSQLALDLGVPSTLVTEAVYARCLSALKEERIRASRVLKGPPPQPYRGKPQAFIDAVRHALYASKICSYAQGFVQLAAAAKEHDWPLDYGSIAMLWRGGCIIRARFLERIKDAFDADHNLENLLLAPYFSAAIDEAQASWRHVIGTAAATGIPIPAFTTALSYYDSIRCERLPANLLQAQRDYFGAHTYQRTDKPGTFHSDWLRLRRTLIIPK; encoded by the coding sequence ATGGCTCAACTTTGCGACATCGGACTGATCGGCCTAGCCGTGATGGGAGAAAACCTGGCGCTCAATATCGAGAGCCGCGGGTTCCGCATCGCCGTTTTCAATCGCACGACGAGCGTCGTCGATCAATTGATCGCGGGCCGCGCGCAGGGAAAGAACTTCGTCGGCTGCCATTCGCTCGAAGGGTTGATCGCCGGCGTGGCGAAACCGCGAAAACTGATGATGATGGTCAAGGCCGGCCCGGCCGTCGACTCGCTCATTGAGCAAATGCTGCCGCTGCTTGCCCAGGGCGATGTGATCATCGACGGCGGCAACACGCTTTATTCCGACACGGAGCGGCGAACCAAATATGTCGAATCGAAGGCGCTGCTCTACGTCGGCTGCGGAGTGTCCGGCGGCGAAGAAGGGGCGCTGTTGGGCCCGAGCTTGATGCCCGGCGGAAGCCCGGCGGCCTGGCCGCTGATCAAGCCCATCTTTCAGGCGATTGCCGCCAAGGTCGGCCCCGGCCAAGACATCCCTTGCTGCGAATGGGTCGGCCCGCGCGGGGCGGGGCACTACGTGAAGATGGTGCACAACGGCATCGAATACGGCGACATGCAGTTGATCTGCGAAGCGTATTTCCTGCTCAAGACGGTGCTCGGCCTCTCGAACGACGAATTGTACGATGTGTTCGCCACCTGGAATCGCGGCGAGCTGGATAGCTACTTGATCGAAATCACTCGCGATATTTTCAGTGTCAAGGACGAGGAGACCAAGAACTATCTGGTCGACATGGTCCTCGATGCGGCCGGCGCGAAGGGGACCGGCAAATGGATGAGCCAGTTGGCGCTCGACCTCGGCGTGCCGAGCACGCTGGTGACCGAAGCGGTGTACGCTCGCTGTCTCTCGGCGCTCAAGGAAGAGCGGATTCGCGCGAGCCGCGTGCTCAAAGGCCCGCCGCCACAGCCCTATCGTGGAAAGCCCCAAGCGTTCATCGACGCCGTGCGGCATGCGCTCTATGCCTCGAAGATTTGCAGCTATGCCCAAGGCTTCGTGCAGCTTGCCGCGGCCGCGAAAGAACATGATTGGCCGCTGGACTACGGCAGCATTGCGATGCTCTGGCGCGGCGGGTGCATCATCCGCGCCCGGTTCCTCGAGCGGATCAAAGACGCATTCGACGCGGACCACAATCTCGAGAACTTGTTGCTCGCTCCCTATTTCTCCGCCGCGATCGACGAGGCCCAGGCATCGTGGCGGCATGTCATCGGCACAGCCGCAGCGACGGGCATACCGATCCCCGCATTCACCACGGCCCTCTCGTATTACGACAGCATCCGCTGCGAACGGCTGCCCGCAAACTTGCTCCAAGCGCAGCGCGACTACTTCGGCGCGCACACCTATCAACGCACCGACAAACCGGGCACGTTCCACAGCGACTGGCTGCGGCTGCGCCGCACGCTCATCATTCCCAAATGA